One Saccharomyces kudriavzevii IFO 1802 strain IFO1802 genome assembly, chromosome: 7 DNA segment encodes these proteins:
- the RME1 gene encoding Rme1p (similar to Saccharomyces cerevisiae RME1 (YGR044C); ancestral locus Anc_4.189), translating into MSLYQERNNLTAKLSLDGEAVQIDQSLYRWYETARDMKEDSVTPSKEDLSLHSTEDLLLEPLIPMIPVGSEIQGQADGPNLSFEGDTELKSQLGKITEGAQYALPLTDSEFMDLINHRPQEEANPEFIGSNSMEQIVPESILAYSQSSHVAQLYGDPKVFGTISKQTKRGSYRCAHCSENFPTLLKFAAHLDESNLERPYKCPIGHCPWKILGFLQANGLRRHCSSQHRGELDMEMEKSLNLKVERYPGLNCPFSICQKTFKRKDAYKRHVAMVHNNADSRFNKRLKKIMNNVSK; encoded by the coding sequence ATGTCATTATATCAAGAGCGAAACAATCTCACAGCCAAGCTGTCTTTGGATGGAGAGGCTGTTCAAATAGACCAATCGCTTTATCGTTGGTACGAAACAGCTCGAGACATGAAAGAAGACTCTGTAACACCTTCAAAAGAGGATCTCAGTCTCCATTCCACCGAGGACCTTTTACTGGAACCGCTAATACCTATGATTCCAGTTGGTTCAGAAATACAAGGGCAGGCTGATGGACCAAATCTATCTTTCGAAGGGGACACAGAGCTGAAGTCACAGCTAGGTAAGATAACAGAGGGTGCACAGTATGCCCTGCCTCTAACTGATTCGGAGTTCATGGACCTCATAAATCATAGACCTCAAGAAGAAGCGAATCCAGAATTTATTGGGAGCAATTCGATGGAACAAATTGTTCCGGAGTCCATTCTGGCTTATTCGCAATCCTCGCACGTGGCACAGTTATATGGTGACCCCAAAGTGTTCGGTACCATTTCAAAGCAGACAAAAAGAGGAAGTTACCGGTGTGCTCATTGTTCTGAAAACTTTCCAACGCTACTAAAGTTTGCCGCGCATTTAGACGAGTCCAATCTGGAAAGACCGTATAAGTGTCCTATAGGGCACTGCCCCTGGAAAATACTAGGTTTTCTACAAGCAAATGGTCTGAGAAGGCACTGCTCATCTCAGCATAGAGGCGAGCTTGATATGGAGATGGAGAAGTCATTGAATCTAAAAGTAGAAAGATATCCAGGACTAAACTGCCCATTCTCCATTTGTCAGAAGACATTCAAGCGGAAGGATGCCTACAAGAGGCATGTAGCCATGGTGCACAATAATGCTGATTCGAGGTTCAATAAGCgtttaaaaaaaatcatgaaCAATGTTTCCAAATAG